The following coding sequences are from one Coffea arabica cultivar ET-39 chromosome 11e, Coffea Arabica ET-39 HiFi, whole genome shotgun sequence window:
- the LOC140020973 gene encoding acidic endochitinase-like has product MASLKWLLSFLASSLLMVSLFQSSQAAGIAVYWGQNGGEGSLADTCASGNYQFVNVAFLSTFGGGRTPVLNLADHCNPDAGTCTSLSDEIKACQNQNIKVLLSLGGGAGSYGLTSADDAGQVANYLWNTFLGGQSGSRPLGDAVLDGIDFDIETGTGQYWDDLARALSGFSSQKKVYLSAAPQCPFPDANLNTAISTGLFDYVWIQFYNNGQCQYGTNADSLIASWNQWTSVQSNQIFLGVPAAPGAANGGFIPSDVLISQVLPSIKSSPKYGGVMIWNKFFDNGYSSAIKGSI; this is encoded by the coding sequence ATGGCGAGTTTAAAATGGCTATTGTCGTTCTTGGCATCCTCACTGTTGATGGTATCCTTATTCCAGTCCTCACAAGCTGCAGGAATTGCCGTCTACTGGGGTCAAAACGGCGGTGAAGGAAGCTTGGCCGACACATGCGCCAGTGGAAACTATCAGTTTGTGAACGTGGCATTTCTGTCAACCTTTGGCGGTGGGAGAACACCAGTATTGAACTTAGCAGACCACTGCAACCCCGACGCAGGCACCTGCACCTCCTTAAGTGATGAAATAAAAGCTTGCCAGaaccaaaacattaaagtgCTGCTTTCCCTTGGAGGTGGGGCTGGAAGCTATGGCCTTACTTCTGCCGATGATGCAGGACAAGTTGCCAATTACCTATGGAACACCTTCTTGGGCGGTCAATCAGGTTCCCGCCCGCTTGGTGATGCTGTTTTAGACGGTATAGACTTTGATATTGAAACCGGGACAGGCCAGTATTGGGACGATCTGGCCAGGGCGCTCTCTGGTTTCAGCTCGCAGAAAAAGGTGTACTTATCTGCGGCTCCACAATGTCCATTTCCTGATGCTAATCTAAACACGGCCATCAGCACTGGCCTTTTCGATTACGTCTGGATACAATTTTATAACAATGGACAGTGTCAGTATGGGACTAATGCTGATAGCTTGATAGCGAGTTGGAATCAATGGACTTCAGTTCAGTCCAATCAGATCTTCCTAGGTGTACCAGCAGCTCCAGGGGCTGCCAATGGTGGGTTTATTCCATCAGATGTGCTCATTTCTCAGGTTCTACCATCCATCAAGTCGTCACCCAAGTACGGAGGGGTCATGATCTGGAACAAATTTTTTGACAACGGATACAGTTCAGCTATCAAGGGAAGTATCTAA